Proteins from a genomic interval of Croceicoccus naphthovorans:
- a CDS encoding SDR family NAD(P)-dependent oxidoreductase, protein MQHEGKVALVTGAAAGIGQATARLFAQRGARVLATDIDASGLAETAEGYAGITTVAADATSMDDCRAAVQQAQRDLGGLHFLINVVGGSRPGKTVVDLDEEEWDFWVRLNLTSTFLMCRAAIPVIGQSGGGSIVNIASGAGVTGMGRNPAYVAAKGGVIALTRSLAIDHADQSIRANVIAPGPILTPLMQRNRTEQEIAFMSKLSLVGRLGKPEEIAGTAAFLCSEDAAFINGELINVAGGRAGPV, encoded by the coding sequence ATGCAACACGAAGGTAAGGTCGCGCTGGTGACGGGTGCCGCCGCAGGGATCGGCCAGGCAACGGCTCGGTTGTTCGCCCAACGCGGTGCGCGCGTGCTGGCGACAGATATCGATGCGTCCGGTTTGGCAGAGACTGCCGAGGGATATGCAGGCATTACGACCGTCGCGGCCGATGCCACCAGCATGGACGACTGCCGTGCCGCGGTTCAGCAAGCGCAGCGCGATCTTGGTGGATTGCACTTCCTGATCAACGTGGTCGGCGGCAGCCGGCCGGGCAAGACGGTGGTCGATCTGGATGAGGAAGAGTGGGATTTCTGGGTTCGCCTGAATCTGACTTCCACCTTCCTCATGTGCCGTGCGGCGATCCCTGTGATCGGGCAGTCCGGCGGCGGATCCATCGTTAATATTGCATCCGGTGCGGGGGTAACCGGCATGGGGCGCAACCCGGCCTATGTTGCCGCAAAGGGCGGCGTGATTGCGCTGACCAGATCGCTGGCCATCGACCATGCGGATCAGTCCATCCGGGCCAACGTGATTGCGCCAGGCCCCATCCTTACGCCGCTGATGCAGCGGAACCGGACCGAGCAGGAAATCGCCTTCATGTCGAAGCTTTCGCTGGTCGGCCGACTTGGCAAGCCAGAGGAGATCGCCGGCACCGCCGCCTTTCTGTGCAGCGAGGATGCCGCCTTTATCAACGGCGAGCTGATCAATGTCGCGGGCGGCCGGGCTGGGCCTGTCTGA
- a CDS encoding nuclear transport factor 2 family protein, with protein MLYDAYTTWRELTPAIERERSGLEEQVQFLTDKIRIQEMINEYAFACDSRGWDVLESLYDEDIERVMKGTLDETVRGRANLIGLHAKPALPRREGVVAPPRDLSKIDGLEIRHLIGTQMVRVSDDNQAAWALCHYQMALVGQEDGEWQHGLHEGTYLFTFSKATGQWRFTRHQIWTNNAANPMFSDPRARKAS; from the coding sequence GTGCTATACGATGCCTACACCACTTGGCGGGAATTAACCCCTGCAATCGAGCGCGAACGCAGCGGTCTTGAAGAGCAGGTCCAGTTCCTGACCGACAAGATCCGTATTCAGGAAATGATCAATGAATATGCATTCGCCTGCGACAGTCGCGGGTGGGATGTGCTCGAAAGTCTCTATGACGAGGATATCGAGCGCGTCATGAAAGGCACGCTCGACGAGACGGTACGGGGCCGAGCCAATCTGATCGGCCTGCACGCGAAGCCCGCTCTGCCGCGTCGTGAGGGGGTCGTGGCTCCGCCGCGCGACCTGTCGAAGATCGATGGTCTGGAAATTCGCCATCTCATCGGCACACAAATGGTTCGCGTGTCCGACGACAATCAGGCTGCGTGGGCGCTGTGCCATTATCAGATGGCCCTTGTCGGCCAAGAAGATGGCGAATGGCAGCACGGGCTGCATGAAGGCACCTATTTATTTACCTTCAGCAAGGCGACCGGCCAGTGGCGCTTCACCCGCCACCAGATATGGACCAACAACGCCGCCAACCCGATGTTCTCCGATCCGCGCGCAAGGAAAGCGTCGTGA
- a CDS encoding PLP-dependent aminotransferase family protein, giving the protein MTDWGALYARRMKGVMPSDIREKMKLLDRAEIIHLGGGLPDPAIFPYEPLSDASARLWADRARAQTALQYAPSEGYLPLREWIAGYMTRQGTACEADNVIITNGSQQGLDFLAKLLLSPGDKALVEIPSFIGALRAFDAYEPQYLGLPEDSADWNPTDLAGAKFCYVGPDFRNPTGTCMSRKDRLALLDLADDTGMAIIEDGCYEQLRYEGEDIASVAALAAERYGSIERSPVLHTGTFSKTIAPSLRVGWIAGPRDVIRRLVLIKQASDLATSALNQMLLLDVVRDHLDTSTRIARSVYRDRCRSMLDAMEEFMPHGVSWTRPQGGLYVWAELPDGIDGAALAARALLERSVSIISGSAFYPANATNIVPKPNTFRLSFSMIPAAAAREGIERLGGLIREG; this is encoded by the coding sequence GTGACTGACTGGGGGGCGCTCTATGCCCGGCGGATGAAGGGCGTGATGCCTTCCGACATACGCGAGAAGATGAAGCTGCTCGACCGGGCGGAAATCATCCATCTGGGCGGCGGCCTGCCCGACCCTGCGATCTTTCCCTACGAGCCTTTGTCGGACGCATCGGCGCGATTGTGGGCCGATCGCGCGCGGGCGCAAACCGCGCTGCAATACGCGCCCAGCGAGGGATACCTGCCGCTGCGGGAATGGATTGCGGGCTACATGACCCGGCAGGGCACGGCTTGCGAAGCCGACAACGTGATTATCACCAATGGATCGCAGCAGGGCCTCGATTTTCTGGCAAAACTGCTGCTGTCGCCGGGCGACAAGGCACTGGTCGAAATTCCCAGTTTCATCGGCGCGTTGCGTGCGTTCGATGCCTACGAACCGCAATATCTGGGCCTTCCCGAAGACAGCGCCGACTGGAACCCTACGGATTTGGCGGGGGCCAAGTTCTGCTATGTCGGGCCGGATTTCCGCAATCCAACCGGCACCTGCATGTCGCGCAAGGATCGGCTCGCCCTGCTCGATCTTGCCGACGATACCGGCATGGCGATCATTGAAGACGGATGCTACGAACAGCTTCGCTACGAAGGCGAGGACATCGCCTCGGTCGCGGCGCTGGCCGCCGAGCGATACGGCAGCATCGAGCGATCACCGGTGCTGCATACCGGCACCTTTTCGAAGACGATCGCGCCTTCGCTTCGGGTAGGGTGGATTGCCGGTCCGCGCGACGTCATCCGGCGGTTGGTCCTGATCAAGCAAGCGAGCGATCTAGCGACGAGCGCGCTGAACCAGATGCTTCTTCTCGATGTCGTAAGAGATCACCTCGATACTTCGACCAGGATTGCCCGAAGCGTCTATCGCGACCGTTGCCGATCAATGCTCGATGCGATGGAGGAGTTCATGCCGCACGGCGTTTCGTGGACGAGGCCGCAGGGCGGCCTCTATGTCTGGGCGGAATTGCCGGACGGTATCGATGGCGCGGCGTTGGCGGCACGAGCGCTGCTGGAACGATCGGTTTCGATCATTTCGGGGTCGGCGTTCTATCCGGCCAATGCGACCAACATCGTGCCAAAGCCGAATACGTTTCGTCTAAGCTTCTCCATGATCCCCGCCGCCGCCGCGCGCGAAGGGATCGAACGCCTTGGCGGCCTGATCCGCGAAGGATAA
- a CDS encoding MFS transporter — translation MAELVSAGPGIPLGMRGRFAKVTLMGGAPLMALMFAALGPVLPSIADHYGGGTQGAFAAQMILTMPAIGVIIGGIIGGLTVERWGPKPVLLATLMSYGICGVLGFFVDNLTALLISRFLLGFCVAQVGTAFGTIVGGWFEGVARARMLGYQSAVAGVFAVSGLLLSGALAEIGSWQTPFLLYSAAFFVLALVISFLPNGVAKRAPEKERPSLRGLVKLWPVYCLAMFLFVNYFMTSIQLSFLLAEDGYSSPLTRSFVIAAGVLTGGICGGFYGRFYALLGERGVQFMLMMMLAAGLMLIGISSSLEMLFAGAILSGGGGGMIPPHIGGILLNRVPPEIRARAVGLEFTVLYIADFLNPLLVTPIRMVVGLHSTFVLASAIIAVVAIIQLARKLRSGVPVPT, via the coding sequence GTGGCAGAGCTTGTATCCGCGGGTCCTGGCATTCCTCTGGGGATGCGTGGTCGATTTGCCAAAGTGACGTTAATGGGTGGGGCGCCTCTAATGGCGCTGATGTTTGCGGCACTCGGGCCTGTGCTGCCTTCCATTGCCGATCACTACGGGGGCGGAACGCAAGGTGCGTTTGCTGCCCAGATGATCCTTACGATGCCCGCTATTGGCGTGATCATCGGCGGGATCATCGGTGGCCTGACTGTGGAGCGTTGGGGTCCAAAGCCCGTCTTGCTCGCAACATTGATGTCGTACGGGATTTGCGGCGTTCTTGGCTTCTTTGTCGATAATCTGACGGCCCTTCTCATTTCACGATTCCTGCTCGGCTTCTGCGTCGCGCAAGTGGGCACTGCCTTCGGTACGATCGTAGGCGGTTGGTTCGAGGGCGTCGCAAGAGCCCGTATGCTTGGCTACCAGAGTGCAGTCGCAGGCGTTTTTGCCGTCTCGGGATTGCTTCTGTCCGGGGCCCTGGCCGAAATCGGAAGCTGGCAGACGCCATTCCTTCTTTACAGCGCAGCTTTTTTCGTACTGGCGCTGGTAATATCGTTCCTGCCGAATGGCGTGGCCAAACGCGCGCCCGAAAAAGAAAGACCCTCGCTGCGCGGCCTCGTAAAGCTTTGGCCGGTCTATTGCCTAGCGATGTTCCTTTTCGTGAACTACTTCATGACTTCGATTCAGCTGTCATTCCTGCTGGCGGAAGATGGCTACTCCAGTCCGCTGACTCGCTCGTTCGTTATTGCCGCGGGCGTGTTGACGGGCGGCATTTGCGGCGGTTTCTATGGCCGCTTCTATGCGCTGCTCGGCGAACGCGGTGTGCAATTCATGTTGATGATGATGTTGGCCGCGGGGCTGATGTTGATCGGCATTTCCAGCAGCCTCGAAATGCTTTTCGCCGGTGCCATCCTGTCTGGTGGCGGTGGCGGGATGATCCCGCCGCACATCGGCGGAATTCTACTCAATCGCGTGCCGCCAGAAATTCGCGCGCGCGCAGTCGGTCTGGAATTCACCGTGCTCTACATCGCGGACTTCCTCAATCCGCTTCTGGTCACGCCGATCAGGATGGTGGTCGGACTGCACAGCACCTTTGTGCTGGCATCCGCGATCATCGCCGTCGTCGCAATCATTCAACTGGCACGAAAGCTTCGTTCAGGGGTGCCAGTGCCAACCTGA
- a CDS encoding pyrroloquinoline quinone-dependent dehydrogenase: protein MPRVLHRFPSLLAALALTIISLTLIVFGAQLAWLKGSPYYLLSGLSLAVCAWLFGKRDRRGYWLYLFTVLATIVWAFWEIGADKWGLMARLLAPLVLLVILTLLAIWLPPASSERGRIAKWHLVSFAVIQVAALAASWWALSDRFSPSGPATTSVASADVRDWPSYGGDWQSDRYSPLDQITPDNAGLVETAWSVRLGGLDDLGNNSRFTATPIAIDDTLYLCDPLNRLIALDATTGSEKWRHDPKVDSTKAFSIVCRGVSYHQSERAGECAARILEGTLDARLIAVDAATGRPCSRFGTSGAVNLVEGVAREFDGYYYVTSPPAIIDDIAVVGGYVIDNQRLDPARSVIRGYDAVTGELRWTWDAGRADSSLHGQLFSSGNPNAWAVFSADPERDLVFIPTGNSSPDFFGGLRSQAADRYGTSIVALESHSGKVVWSFQAVHHDLWDYDMPAQPALIDFPVDGKMVPAVAAATKTGQIFVLDRQTGKPLAPVEERPVPASGIAGERASPTQPYSVGMPSFHAKPVNEKSLWGATPIDQMLCRLRFRQLKYDGDFTPPSTDPFLMSPGTFGAINWGGVSVDRSRGLMIVNNSDMPFVGQLVPRDRADALGARPFDARTMSRSQTVGKTMPPPMAMAGTPFGLYLKPFLSPIYFPCTAPPWGRISAIDLATRELAWTRPFGTSRGLDPFGIDLPMGLFNLGGSVSTAGGVTFIGAATDGYMRAFDTATGQELWRADLPAGGQASPVTYAGRDGRQMVAIVAGGHGSLRTKRGDHVVAFALPKATIRENGR from the coding sequence ATGCCTCGCGTTCTGCATCGTTTTCCCAGCCTGCTTGCTGCGCTCGCGCTCACGATCATCTCTCTGACCCTGATCGTGTTCGGGGCGCAACTGGCCTGGTTGAAAGGCTCTCCATACTATCTGCTTTCGGGACTGAGCCTTGCGGTCTGCGCTTGGCTCTTCGGAAAACGGGACCGCCGCGGATACTGGCTTTACCTCTTTACGGTTCTTGCAACGATCGTCTGGGCTTTTTGGGAAATCGGGGCAGACAAGTGGGGCCTAATGGCGCGGTTGCTGGCGCCGCTGGTCCTGCTTGTGATTCTCACCTTACTCGCAATCTGGCTACCCCCCGCGTCTAGTGAAAGAGGGCGCATTGCAAAATGGCATCTTGTTTCCTTTGCAGTCATTCAGGTCGCGGCGCTTGCCGCATCATGGTGGGCATTAAGCGATCGGTTTTCGCCTTCAGGCCCCGCGACGACATCGGTGGCGAGCGCGGATGTCAGGGATTGGCCATCCTATGGCGGCGATTGGCAATCGGATCGCTATTCACCCCTTGATCAGATTACGCCCGATAACGCTGGCTTGGTGGAAACCGCGTGGTCCGTTCGTCTGGGCGGCCTCGACGATCTTGGAAATAACAGCCGGTTCACTGCTACGCCTATCGCGATTGATGACACGCTCTATCTTTGCGACCCCTTGAATCGCCTCATCGCGTTGGATGCAACGACTGGGTCGGAAAAATGGCGGCACGATCCCAAGGTCGATTCGACCAAGGCATTTTCGATCGTGTGTCGCGGTGTCTCTTACCATCAGAGTGAAAGAGCTGGCGAATGTGCGGCGCGCATTCTCGAAGGGACGCTGGACGCGCGGCTAATTGCCGTCGATGCCGCCACGGGGCGCCCGTGCAGCCGTTTCGGCACATCCGGTGCAGTCAACTTGGTCGAGGGGGTGGCTCGCGAATTTGACGGGTATTACTATGTCACGTCGCCCCCAGCCATCATCGACGACATCGCGGTCGTCGGTGGATATGTGATCGACAATCAACGACTGGATCCTGCGCGTAGTGTCATTCGCGGCTACGATGCAGTGACTGGCGAACTGCGCTGGACATGGGATGCCGGGCGCGCCGATAGTTCGCTGCACGGACAGCTTTTTTCGTCGGGCAACCCGAATGCGTGGGCCGTGTTCTCGGCCGATCCTGAACGCGACCTCGTCTTCATTCCGACCGGCAACAGTTCGCCCGACTTCTTCGGCGGGCTACGGTCTCAGGCGGCGGACCGATATGGTACATCGATTGTGGCGCTGGAGTCGCACAGCGGGAAGGTCGTCTGGTCGTTTCAGGCCGTTCACCACGATCTTTGGGACTATGACATGCCCGCGCAACCGGCGCTGATCGACTTTCCCGTCGACGGCAAAATGGTGCCCGCTGTGGCTGCCGCAACCAAGACCGGTCAGATTTTTGTTCTCGATCGACAAACCGGCAAGCCGCTTGCGCCCGTAGAAGAGCGACCCGTTCCGGCATCCGGGATTGCGGGCGAGCGCGCTTCGCCAACGCAGCCATATTCGGTGGGAATGCCCTCGTTCCATGCGAAACCGGTCAACGAGAAATCGCTATGGGGTGCGACACCGATCGATCAGATGCTTTGCCGTCTGAGGTTCCGGCAACTGAAGTACGATGGTGATTTCACCCCCCCTTCGACAGATCCTTTCTTGATGTCGCCCGGCACGTTTGGCGCGATCAACTGGGGCGGGGTCTCGGTTGATCGCAGTCGGGGTCTGATGATCGTCAACAATTCCGACATGCCTTTCGTTGGGCAGCTGGTGCCGCGCGACAGGGCGGATGCATTGGGGGCGAGGCCATTCGATGCCCGGACGATGAGCAGAAGTCAGACGGTCGGCAAGACCATGCCTCCCCCCATGGCGATGGCAGGCACGCCGTTCGGACTTTACCTGAAGCCGTTCCTCTCTCCGATCTATTTTCCGTGCACCGCCCCGCCATGGGGCAGGATATCGGCCATCGACCTTGCAACGCGTGAATTGGCATGGACCCGTCCTTTCGGCACCAGCCGCGGCCTAGACCCGTTCGGCATCGATCTGCCGATGGGGCTCTTCAACCTGGGCGGGTCGGTCAGCACGGCGGGCGGAGTGACGTTTATCGGAGCGGCAACCGACGGCTATATGCGGGCCTTCGATACGGCCACCGGCCAAGAATTATGGCGGGCGGACTTGCCTGCCGGTGGGCAAGCAAGTCCGGTGACCTACGCGGGAAGGGATGGCAGGCAGATGGTTGCCATCGTGGCCGGCGGTCATGGCTCGCTACGCACGAAACGAGGCGACCATGTGGTCGCATTTGCCCTGCCGAAAGCAACGATTAGGGAGAATGGCCGGTGA
- a CDS encoding SDR family NAD(P)-dependent oxidoreductase, which produces MSRFEGRAALVTGAGRGIGAATAMELAKGGCALALNDVDADRLNESAAALRAQGVKVTTHLGSVMESDFIDRFVAEATDEHGKIDLLANNAGGGPPMTPWAEFAKSEFAHFRAIFEMNFFTQAMLLHALLPGMIERGYGKVVCVSSISAVLGQESGSAYASGKLALHALVSSVSKEVARFGVNVNAVVLGNPPHPSRTPDRQAYLDKMSHFDRVGRLEEFGKAIAFLLSDDASYISGAAIPVDGGLIAPRLNE; this is translated from the coding sequence GTGAGCCGGTTTGAAGGAAGGGCCGCACTGGTAACCGGTGCGGGGCGGGGCATCGGCGCGGCCACCGCAATGGAATTGGCGAAGGGTGGATGCGCGCTGGCGCTCAACGATGTCGACGCAGACCGCCTGAACGAGAGCGCGGCAGCGCTTCGTGCGCAGGGCGTGAAAGTGACCACGCATCTCGGCTCGGTCATGGAAAGCGATTTTATCGACCGTTTCGTCGCAGAGGCGACGGACGAGCACGGTAAGATCGACCTGCTAGCCAACAATGCCGGAGGCGGCCCTCCGATGACGCCGTGGGCAGAGTTTGCAAAGTCCGAGTTTGCGCATTTTCGTGCCATCTTCGAGATGAACTTTTTTACGCAGGCCATGCTGCTGCATGCCCTGCTCCCGGGCATGATCGAACGCGGATACGGCAAGGTCGTCTGCGTCAGCTCGATCTCGGCCGTGCTGGGTCAGGAATCGGGAAGCGCCTACGCATCGGGTAAACTTGCACTGCACGCCTTGGTCAGCTCGGTCTCGAAGGAAGTGGCCCGATTTGGCGTTAACGTAAACGCTGTAGTGCTGGGCAACCCGCCACATCCATCCCGGACGCCGGACCGACAGGCGTACCTCGACAAGATGTCGCATTTCGACCGGGTGGGCCGGCTCGAGGAATTCGGGAAGGCGATCGCCTTCCTGCTTTCAGATGACGCCTCGTACATATCGGGCGCTGCCATTCCAGTCGATGGGGGCCTGATCGCGCCGCGTCTGAACGAGTAA
- a CDS encoding TonB-dependent receptor, translated as MGNKHILLSGVVALNAFAMPSFAQQTASSQQEVGQDGIGDIIVTARRREEAVQDIPLAVQAFSGEDLQEKRIQNAVDLSKIVPALTSAQSSRDEENYVIRGQSGSGASISGQQVTVPAYFAEVPLPIGDGGGPGYYYDLQNVQVLKGPQGTLFGRNSTGGAVLFEPQRPKMEFGGYVIAEYGNYDNRGLEGALNLPLGSTLALRVAGKILKRDGFTFNVTNDEYQDDRNFASGRLALLWEPSTAFSNVLVADVFRSNTNGSSNILAAVNPNALIPFLFGGVVQAALEQQEEAGPRKTFSNVNGVDRKRAFGVSNVTTFDVSDNLTIKNVFGYRRFRQLNRFDYDGSALTILHFDACETEASCNPRDPDSPWTLNIRQISEELQLQGQALDNRLKYIVGVFGANLKTPSANYNHTSSVFGSVTDANQYVDDISRAVFANVSYAFGGGLEGLTATAGYRWTHDRRSLTLYQVTSGKCVTGETGTVVDDPAQADDCRADFTAKANSDAYTVGLDYKITPETMVYVAHRQSYRAGGTNPLAAPVLVADPPIPDALSLFSYQPEVLRDLEIGLKSDFQIGTWSMRTNLAAYYQWLKDAQINQTFGVGTANVSALVNAASAKIKGFETDVTIEPSKAFNLMVSYAYTDAKYGDFLDYSRRDPETNAPTLQGGRIFPFTPKHKLNVGATLTLPLDESVGRVQASMNWAHKSSIILGLVPFVTLPSGENVFDGESRQGPTDTIDARIDWKSVSGSPLDLALYVTNLTDTTYKVGGASLINSSLGINQRIYNEPRMYGASLRYSF; from the coding sequence ATGGGTAACAAGCATATTCTGCTGAGCGGCGTCGTCGCACTCAACGCATTCGCAATGCCATCATTCGCACAGCAAACCGCCAGCTCGCAACAGGAGGTTGGGCAAGACGGGATCGGCGATATCATCGTTACAGCGCGCCGGCGCGAGGAGGCTGTGCAGGACATTCCGCTCGCCGTACAAGCCTTTTCGGGCGAGGATCTGCAGGAAAAGCGGATCCAGAACGCTGTCGACCTGTCGAAAATCGTGCCCGCCCTCACCTCGGCACAGAGCAGCCGCGATGAAGAGAATTATGTAATTCGCGGGCAATCCGGATCGGGCGCATCCATTTCTGGCCAACAGGTGACTGTACCTGCCTATTTCGCAGAGGTTCCCCTGCCGATCGGTGACGGTGGCGGGCCAGGATATTATTACGACCTGCAGAATGTTCAGGTGCTTAAGGGGCCGCAAGGCACATTGTTCGGTCGCAATTCGACGGGCGGTGCGGTTTTATTCGAACCGCAGCGGCCCAAAATGGAGTTCGGCGGCTACGTAATCGCAGAGTACGGCAATTACGATAACCGGGGGCTCGAAGGGGCGCTGAACTTGCCACTGGGCAGTACGCTTGCTCTACGCGTAGCGGGCAAGATATTGAAGCGAGACGGTTTTACCTTCAATGTGACCAACGACGAATATCAGGACGACCGCAATTTTGCGAGTGGCCGTCTCGCGCTGCTTTGGGAGCCGTCGACGGCTTTTAGCAACGTGCTCGTCGCAGATGTCTTTCGATCGAATACCAACGGCAGTTCCAACATATTGGCGGCGGTCAATCCCAATGCCCTGATACCGTTCCTGTTTGGCGGTGTCGTCCAAGCTGCGCTTGAACAACAAGAAGAGGCAGGGCCGCGGAAGACCTTCAGCAACGTGAATGGGGTGGATCGCAAACGGGCCTTCGGTGTCTCCAACGTGACTACGTTTGATGTTTCCGACAACCTGACGATCAAGAATGTCTTCGGCTACCGCCGGTTTCGGCAGTTGAATCGTTTCGACTATGACGGATCGGCGCTGACGATCCTGCACTTCGATGCCTGCGAAACCGAGGCAAGCTGCAATCCGCGCGATCCGGATTCACCGTGGACGCTGAATATACGGCAGATCTCGGAAGAGCTACAGCTTCAAGGTCAGGCGCTTGACAATCGGCTGAAGTATATCGTTGGCGTGTTCGGGGCCAATTTGAAGACCCCATCGGCCAATTACAACCATACTTCGTCCGTATTCGGATCGGTAACCGATGCGAACCAATATGTGGACGACATATCGCGCGCAGTCTTCGCCAACGTCAGCTATGCGTTCGGTGGTGGCCTGGAAGGCCTGACTGCAACCGCCGGCTATCGCTGGACCCATGATCGCCGATCGCTGACACTTTACCAGGTGACAAGCGGCAAATGCGTTACGGGCGAAACCGGCACCGTGGTGGATGACCCCGCGCAAGCAGACGACTGCCGCGCGGATTTCACCGCCAAGGCGAACAGCGATGCCTATACCGTTGGTCTGGACTACAAGATCACCCCCGAAACGATGGTCTATGTCGCGCATCGGCAAAGCTATCGCGCAGGCGGCACCAACCCGCTTGCCGCACCCGTGCTGGTGGCCGACCCGCCGATCCCTGATGCCTTGTCGCTGTTTTCCTATCAGCCGGAGGTTCTTCGCGATCTGGAAATCGGTCTGAAATCGGATTTCCAGATCGGTACATGGTCGATGCGGACAAACCTGGCCGCTTATTACCAATGGTTGAAGGACGCACAGATCAACCAGACGTTCGGAGTCGGCACGGCAAATGTCAGCGCGTTGGTCAATGCCGCGTCGGCAAAGATCAAGGGGTTCGAAACGGACGTTACGATCGAGCCGTCCAAAGCCTTCAATCTGATGGTTTCCTACGCCTATACCGATGCGAAATACGGCGATTTTCTGGATTATTCGCGGCGAGATCCGGAAACCAACGCGCCCACGCTGCAGGGTGGACGAATCTTTCCGTTCACACCGAAGCATAAGCTTAACGTCGGGGCGACGTTGACGCTGCCTCTTGATGAGAGTGTCGGGCGCGTGCAGGCGTCCATGAACTGGGCCCACAAGAGCTCAATCATTCTGGGTCTCGTTCCGTTTGTGACATTGCCCAGCGGCGAGAATGTTTTCGACGGCGAGAGCAGGCAGGGTCCGACCGATACGATCGACGCGCGGATTGACTGGAAATCGGTTTCAGGAAGCCCGCTCGATCTCGCTCTTTACGTCACCAATCTGACCGACACGACCTACAAAGTCGGCGGGGCGTCGCTGATCAATTCCAGCCTTGGCATCAACCAGCGCATTTACAACGAACCGCGCATGTACGGCGCAAGCCTGCGGTATTCATTCTGA